In Cryptomeria japonica chromosome 10, Sugi_1.0, whole genome shotgun sequence, a genomic segment contains:
- the LOC131076739 gene encoding G-type lectin S-receptor-like serine/threonine-protein kinase At2g19130, with the protein MNYVLKGQISISLRDLAVTIILLICTSGVYVSAITADEPGIISLGSSVRRDQKWLSSDGMFAMGIFSLKTGANYLGIWYANITSPMRTRIIWVANRDNPASNSASLDFRLDGNLVLLDQGKQIWSSNTSRLNVSFAQLDKTGNFLLISRHNSSSNGAVAVWESFDTPCDTLIPGMKIGLGSKLTAWKDSNDPARGRYSVIVDNDYVVRLYWNSTVAYWTSGEFDGGSSTYSNVPSLKRVNKRYNQIKLVLSSGKLMLLWNSTELYERIVVSHRGYMELQQYIVDDNINIWQQLWFAPDDPCKVHKACGSYGVCTPQQDRVMECACATGFRVSDSKSWDAEDTSKGCVRLLPLNCTANGGTNDKFLQLGDVKINDGGSPSSATGGKSDGWCSRKCISDCSCVAYSYQRNGSCFTYSDASSFDLRNSSASVAAAKDIHIRFSARQRLAAVSPSLAPAPGVAMTHSHKSHTIVKIVLLLVLPLLALASGCLSWNWCRKRRSVLMSGLPNYDLIAETPHRFTYDELRIVTKNFSHKVGSGGFGDVYKGFLSDNRTLAVKRLKKSKQIEKEFQTEVLIIGAIHHQNLVRLLGFCAEGSHRLLVYEYLENSSLDRFLFKSGKKKTLSWGRRFSIAVGTARGLAYIHEECRDRIMHFDVKPANILLDHDFAAKLSDFGTAKLVDRDMSRVITRTRGTRGYMAPEWLAKLPITTKADVYSYGITLLEIVSGRKNVNLNTASEKWFLPVWASSQLSKGELEQLPDIEIEEEKEKEEMERAVKVALWCIQEDPEARPSMATVVQVLQGDITLPDPPIPSAFTKSGGQTSSSDV; encoded by the exons ATGAACTACGTGCTGAAAGGTCAGATCTCAATCTCTTTGAGAGATTTGGCTGTTACTATCATTCTACTCATTTGCACCAGTGGAGTTTACGTCTCTGCCATTACTGCAGACGAACCGGGCATAATCAGCCTGGGGTCTAGCGTGAGGAGAGACCAGAAATGGCTTTCTTCCGACGGAATGTTTGCAATGGGTATATTCTCTCTGAAAACAGGAGCCAATTATCTGGGCATCTGGTATGCCAACATTACATCCCCAATGAGAACCAGGATTATTTGGGTAGCGAACAGGGACAACCCTGCTTCAAATTCTGCCTCCCTTGATTTCCGTTTGGACGGAAACCTAGTGCTCTTGGACCAGGGGAAACAAATCTGGAGTAGCAACACAAGCAGACTAAACGTATCCTTTGCACAGCTTGACAAAACGGGAAATTTCCTTCTAATTTCCAGACATAACAGCAGTTCAAACGGAGCAGTGGCCGTATGGGAAAGCTTTGACACGCCATGCGATACTCTGATACCGGGAATGAAGATAGGTTTGGGATCAAAGCTGACTGCTTGGAAAGATTCAAACGATCCGGCCCGGGGCCGCTATTCAGTTATAGTTGACAACGATTATGTCGTTAGACTCTACTGGAACTCCACTGTGGCTTACTGGACCTCAGGCGAATTCGACGGTGGCAGCAGCACCTATTCCAACGTGCCCTCTTTGAAGAGGGTGAACAAGCGCTACAACCAGATCAAACTGGTATTGAGCTCTGGAAAGCTTATGCTCCTTTGGAACTCCACCGAACTCTACGAGCGTATTGTGGTGAGCCATAGAGGCTACATGGAGTTACAGCAATATATTGtggacgacaacataaacatatgGCAGCAGCTCTGGTTTGCGCCCGACGATCCATGCAAGGTCCATAAAGCCTGTGGATCGTACGGTGTTTGTACTCCGCAACAGGACCGAGTGATGGAATGCGCCTGTGCAACGGGCTTCCGCGTATCAGATTCGAAATCATGGGATGCGGAAGACACCTCCAAGGGATGCGTCCGTTTGCTTCCACTGAACTGTACTGCCAATGGCGGCACAAATGACAAATTTTTACAGTTGGGTGATGTTAAAATAAATGATGGCGGCTCCCCTTCGAGCGCCACCGGTGGTAAATCCGATGGGTGGTGCTCTCGCAAATGCATTTCTGATTGCTCCTGCGTTGCTTATTCTTACCAGAGAAACGGAAGCTGTTTCACATATTCTGATGCCTCTTCATTCGACCTGAGGAACTCTTCTGCTTCTGTAGCGGCGGCCAAGGACATCCACATCAGGTTTTCTGCCAGGCAGCGCTTGGCTGCAGTTTCGCCTTCTCTTGCTCCTGCGCCAGGGGTAGCAATGACCCACTCGCACAAATCCCACACAATTGTGAAGATAGTTCTCCTTTTGGTGCTGCCGCTTCTTGCTCTTGCATCTGGCTGCCTGTCGTGGAACTGGTGCAGAAAGCGACGCTCCGTATTAATGTCGGGCTTGCCCAATTACGATCTTATAGCAGAGACGCCTCACAGGTTCACGTACGATGAGCTGAGGATCGTCACAAAGAATTTCAGCCACAAGGTGGGCAGTGGGGGTTTCGGAGATGTTTACAAGGGATTTCTGTCTGACAACAGAACCTTGGCTGTTAAGAGACTCAAGAAATCGAAGCAGATAGAGAAAGAATTTCAAACAGAAGTGCTCATCATCGGCGCTATTCATCACCAGAACCTGGTTCGCTTACTTGGGTTCTGTGCGGAAGGGAGCCATAGGTTGCTTGTTTATGAGTACCTTGAAAATAGCTCGCTTGACAGATTTCTTTTCAAGAGCGGAAAAAAGAAAACGTTGAGCTGGGGCAGACGCTTTTCCATCGCTGTGGGCACTGCGCGTGGACTGGCATACATTCACGAGGAGTGCAGAGATCGAATTATGCATTTCGATGTAAAACCAGCCAACATTCTGCTTGACCACGATTTTGCCGCAAAACTATCAGATTTTGGAACTGCTAAACTTGTGGATCGAGATATGAGTCGTGTGATCACGAGAACCAGAGGTACAAGGGGCTACATGGCTCCCGAATGGCTGGCCAAGCTTCCCATTACAA CAAAAGCGGATGTATACAGTTATGGGATTACTCTTCTGGAGATTGTAAGTGGCCGAAAAAATGTGAATTTGAACACGGCCAGTGAGAAATGGTTTCTTCCAGTGTGGGCATCATCTCAACTGTCGAAGGGAGAACTTGAACAGTTGCCAgacatagaaatagaagaagagaaggagaaagaagagatggaAAGAGCGGTGAAAGTGGCATTGTGGTGCATACAAGAGGATCCAGAAGCGCGCCCTTCAATGGCCACTGTGGTTCAGGTTCTGCAGGGGGACATAACTCTCCCAGATCCTCCCATTCCTTCGGCCTTCACAAAATCGGGAGGACAAACTTCATCTTCAGACGTCTGA